A DNA window from Microcystis aeruginosa NIES-843 contains the following coding sequences:
- a CDS encoding aminotransferase class IV, which produces MYWYNGELIEDERISLGIDDIGLLYGATLFTTLRIYQQSLDHPLTHWQEHLQRLHSSLQVFQWSDPDWQRIRQGSEKLSLLYPVLRITIFADGREWIKGRFLPEDLHLRQERGIIGWVIDNPAWQRVLGEHKTGNYLTPWLASQTAQKKGAKEAILVDRVGNWLETSTGNLWGWKDNCWYSPLLTADILPGIGRSALIGWLKKQNISLQENLWTPEFVRTLEGIAYSNSLVEIIPFNSILGWDLQINTAIYRQVLPDLQQYFSSQLEDNK; this is translated from the coding sequence ATGTATTGGTATAATGGCGAATTAATCGAGGATGAGCGAATAAGTCTGGGTATTGATGATATTGGACTGCTTTATGGAGCCACACTCTTTACTACCCTGCGTATCTATCAACAAAGCTTAGATCATCCCCTAACCCATTGGCAAGAGCATCTCCAACGTCTGCACTCTAGTTTACAAGTTTTTCAATGGTCTGATCCCGATTGGCAGCGAATTCGCCAAGGATCCGAAAAATTATCCCTATTGTATCCTGTCCTGAGAATCACAATTTTTGCCGATGGTAGGGAGTGGATTAAAGGCAGATTTCTCCCGGAAGATTTACACCTTAGACAAGAGCGGGGAATTATTGGGTGGGTAATAGATAATCCCGCTTGGCAACGGGTTTTAGGAGAACATAAAACTGGTAATTATTTGACCCCTTGGTTAGCGTCACAAACTGCTCAAAAAAAAGGAGCAAAAGAAGCGATATTAGTTGATCGAGTTGGGAATTGGTTAGAAACTAGCACGGGTAATTTATGGGGATGGAAAGATAATTGCTGGTACAGTCCCCTGCTGACTGCTGATATTTTGCCCGGAATCGGGCGCTCGGCTTTGATCGGCTGGTTAAAAAAACAAAATATTTCCCTGCAAGAAAATCTCTGGACCCCCGAATTTGTCAGGACTTTAGAAGGGATTGCTTATAGTAATTCCCTGGTGGAAATTATCCCTTTTAATTCTATTCTTGGCTGGGATCTACAGATAAATACAGCCATTTATCGGCAAGTTTTACCGGATTTACAGCAATATTTTTCCAGTCAATTAGAAGACAATAAATAA
- a CDS encoding single-stranded DNA-binding protein, which yields MSLNLVHLVGRAGRDPETKYFESGKVLCTFTLAVNRRSKNSDQPDWFDLEIWGKTAEVAANYVKKGGLIGIKGSLKMDTWNDKNTGLARSKPVILVDQLDLLGSKRDSEANSEREF from the coding sequence ATGAGTTTAAATCTGGTTCATTTGGTGGGACGAGCGGGGAGAGACCCGGAAACCAAGTATTTCGAGTCGGGTAAGGTTTTATGTACTTTCACTTTAGCGGTTAATCGTCGCTCTAAAAATAGCGATCAGCCGGATTGGTTCGATCTGGAAATTTGGGGCAAAACGGCGGAAGTGGCCGCTAATTATGTGAAAAAAGGCGGTTTAATCGGGATTAAAGGTTCTTTAAAAATGGATACTTGGAATGATAAAAACACGGGATTAGCTCGCTCTAAACCGGTGATTCTCGTCGATCAACTAGATTTACTCGGTTCTAAACGCGATAGTGAGGCTAATTCCGAGCGAGAATTTTAA
- a CDS encoding rod shape-determining protein — MGFFRGLGLSRDIGIDLGTANTLVYVSGKGIVLEEPSVVAIDQDRNPVAVGKEAQKMLGRTPGHVTALRPLRDGVIADFYSCEIMLAEFIKQALDGTIGNPRMVIGVPSGITGVERRAVVDAAKNAGSREVGLIDEPVAAALGAGLPVSEATGNMIIDIGGGTTEVAILSLDGTVISESVRVAGDELTEAIIAYLKKVHNLIIGERTAEDIKIRLGSAYPSPGDEFPPLEVRGLHLMSGLPRTVTIKAEEVRESMDEPLSVIVDAIKRTLEKTPPELAADIIDRGIMLAGGGALLRGLDRLVSHETGIVTHIAEDPLRCVVKGTGEVLKNQKLFERIVNETTRNV, encoded by the coding sequence GTGGGTTTTTTTAGAGGACTAGGCTTATCAAGGGACATAGGTATAGACTTGGGTACAGCAAACACCCTCGTTTATGTGTCAGGGAAAGGCATCGTTTTAGAGGAACCATCGGTAGTAGCGATCGATCAAGATCGTAACCCGGTCGCTGTCGGGAAGGAGGCACAAAAAATGCTCGGTCGGACTCCGGGCCATGTCACCGCTCTGCGACCCCTGCGCGATGGGGTAATCGCCGATTTTTACAGCTGCGAGATCATGTTAGCGGAATTCATCAAACAAGCGCTCGATGGCACGATTGGCAATCCCCGCATGGTAATCGGTGTTCCCAGTGGGATTACTGGAGTAGAAAGACGTGCGGTGGTGGATGCGGCCAAAAATGCCGGCTCGCGAGAAGTGGGGTTAATTGATGAACCGGTTGCTGCGGCCTTGGGCGCCGGTTTACCCGTCTCGGAAGCGACGGGAAATATGATCATCGATATCGGTGGTGGCACGACGGAAGTGGCGATTCTCAGTCTCGATGGGACGGTGATCAGCGAATCGGTGCGCGTCGCTGGGGATGAACTCACGGAAGCAATTATCGCTTATCTGAAAAAAGTCCATAACCTGATTATCGGGGAACGCACGGCCGAAGATATCAAAATTCGCCTTGGTTCGGCTTATCCCTCCCCCGGAGATGAATTTCCTCCTCTGGAAGTGCGGGGATTGCATCTCATGTCCGGTTTACCCCGCACCGTGACGATAAAAGCGGAAGAAGTGCGGGAAAGTATGGATGAACCACTTTCTGTGATCGTTGATGCGATCAAACGTACACTAGAAAAAACTCCCCCCGAATTAGCGGCCGATATTATCGATCGCGGCATCATGTTAGCGGGAGGGGGTGCTTTATTACGGGGACTCGATCGCCTAGTCAGTCACGAAACTGGTATCGTTACCCATATCGCTGAAGATCCCCTGCGCTGTGTTGTCAAAGGCACGGGAGAAGTGTTAAAAAATCAGAAACTCTTTGAGCGGATCGTTAATGAAACAACTCGCAATGTCTAA
- the mreC gene encoding rod shape-determining protein MreC, translating into MYSARRKWTQQGWRLFLLAAALGGAWYIRTYQSGTILELYGLLTRPFQGEETNLQEQLLADQRVRELQNRLSEVEYQNQQLKKQLGYYQTQKKPLISAPIIGRSADDWWQQVIIGRGSTDGVEVGASVTGIGGLVGRIREVTPHTSKVLLVSNSQSRIGATVNRSRAMGLIQGQDSQVATLRFFEKAPDVKPGDVVTTSAFSSLFSPGLPIGRIISLNLQENPAPTAKIEFTATVDNLEWVFVHPQPQQ; encoded by the coding sequence ATGTATTCAGCACGACGAAAATGGACACAGCAGGGATGGCGACTTTTTCTGCTCGCTGCCGCTCTGGGGGGAGCTTGGTACATTCGCACCTATCAAAGTGGGACGATTTTAGAATTGTATGGTTTATTAACCCGCCCTTTTCAGGGAGAGGAAACTAATCTGCAAGAGCAACTTCTGGCCGATCAACGGGTGCGAGAATTACAAAATCGTTTAAGTGAAGTCGAATATCAAAATCAACAATTAAAAAAACAGCTTGGTTATTATCAAACCCAGAAAAAACCCCTGATTTCTGCCCCAATTATTGGCCGCAGCGCTGATGATTGGTGGCAACAGGTAATTATCGGTCGGGGTAGCACCGATGGTGTGGAAGTGGGTGCTTCGGTGACGGGAATTGGCGGTTTAGTGGGACGGATTAGGGAAGTTACTCCCCACACCAGCAAAGTTTTATTGGTCAGTAATTCCCAAAGTCGCATCGGAGCAACGGTGAATCGTAGTCGGGCCATGGGTTTAATTCAAGGTCAGGATTCCCAAGTGGCCACCCTGCGCTTTTTTGAAAAAGCTCCCGATGTGAAACCGGGAGATGTGGTGACAACTTCGGCTTTTAGTAGTCTTTTTTCGCCAGGGTTGCCCATCGGTCGCATAATTTCCCTTAATTTACAGGAAAATCCCGCCCCCACCGCCAAAATTGAATTTACCGCCACCGTGGACAATCTCGAATGGGTCTTCGTTCACCCGCAACCCCAGCAGTGA
- the mreD gene encoding rod shape-determining protein MreD, with translation MGLRSPATPAVRGGIMLKLSRLSARSRFVLNILVTIASLLLCAFLSLMRLPGMEILGIAPNWLLIWLVSWSLNRSCLDSVVAGLALGAIQDSLTSNYPSHIMVFGLIGFLTSRLHRQRYVKEELIAVVLIVFVMTLIADGAIAFQYYLQGGKNLADLWLDYQRIGLTSALLSSLWTPLVYYPLQQWWRQFSDL, from the coding sequence ATGGGTCTTCGTTCACCCGCAACCCCAGCAGTGAGAGGGGGAATTATGCTGAAATTAAGCCGTTTATCAGCCCGTTCTCGTTTTGTACTGAATATTTTAGTCACTATCGCTTCGCTGCTTCTCTGTGCTTTTCTTTCCTTAATGCGGCTGCCCGGGATGGAGATTTTAGGCATCGCTCCCAATTGGTTACTGATTTGGTTGGTTAGTTGGAGTCTCAATCGCTCTTGTCTCGATAGTGTGGTGGCCGGATTAGCGCTCGGTGCTATTCAAGATAGTCTTACCTCTAATTATCCTTCCCATATCATGGTTTTTGGTCTCATCGGTTTCCTCACTTCCCGTTTACACCGACAACGTTATGTTAAAGAAGAATTGATCGCCGTGGTCTTAATTGTCTTTGTTATGACTTTAATCGCCGATGGTGCGATCGCTTTTCAATACTATCTACAAGGAGGCAAAAATCTCGCTGATCTTTGGCTCGATTATCAACGCATTGGCCTCACTTCTGCTCTGCTTAGTAGTCTCTGGACTCCCCTCGTCTATTATCCCCTCCAGCAATGGTGGCGACAATTTAGCGATCTTTAA
- a CDS encoding transglycosylase domain-containing protein, producing the protein MKYKQKLSQFFHNLANKLENSEQPPKVDPIDSKSAPVAGEKPVEAAYEEKKVNLVSRTSSKALETLKPLKNKFTTLLDNSPLPQWRQHPRFGLYLGLGLGVTGGILGVGWGIYRLETSLPQNIADIQTYARPGTLTIQAANGEILKQNGPSTYETVKIAQVPPLVQEAFIASEDRRFRQHGGVDGQGIARALFSNLRAGGVVEGGSTITQQLARIVFLSQERSFDRKLREMRIAQKIEDKYTKDQILERYFHLVYLGSGAYGLADAAWLYFSKPVDKLTLAEAATLAGIVPAPSLYSPLENPKSALERRNIVLKTMAEVGFITNAQAELAIASPLGLKTSPLKRLQRQAAYFTDYVEKELPQLVPAKTLEAGGLVVKTTLNPRWQREGEEVVERAVSRYGRWQNFQQAALVAIDPKNGQIKAMVGGIDYDKNQFNRVTQAKRQPGSTFKPFVYAAAIAAGKSPYSSYKDAQYVVDGYKPENYGDKYSGRAVSMRDALTSSLNVVAVQVLVAVGWNPVIKLAQDMGIQSKLLPTYSLALGASEVNLLELTSAYGTFANNGVHQPVYGINQVLDRNGKVIYQANFKPKTALNQNTAATMTWMLQDVVNSGTGTPAQIGRPVAGKTGTSDKARDLWFVGYIPQLVTGIWLGNDNNKPTNGASTMSAWMWRQFMLGAIKDIPYQGFPEPNLGKRPVTVKAEPIKPRRTYFTQTINNRLASSDEGSPSEGPIRRRRRVRVSREQTIVRSNTSEPSQRRSSRRRTTVAPTSAAAPSPQNTAPAAAEPITVPVTVAAPETRSVPLQVTPPPDVAPPAPPAERR; encoded by the coding sequence ATGAAATACAAACAAAAACTTAGTCAATTTTTTCATAATCTTGCTAATAAATTAGAGAATTCCGAGCAACCCCCTAAAGTCGATCCTATAGACTCCAAATCTGCGCCAGTTGCGGGGGAAAAGCCAGTAGAAGCCGCTTACGAAGAAAAAAAGGTTAATTTAGTCTCCCGAACCAGTAGCAAGGCTCTAGAGACGTTAAAACCCTTAAAAAACAAATTTACTACCCTGCTCGACAATTCCCCCTTACCGCAATGGCGACAACATCCCCGCTTTGGGTTGTACTTGGGATTGGGATTAGGCGTAACTGGGGGCATTTTAGGGGTAGGTTGGGGCATTTATCGCCTTGAAACCTCTCTACCGCAAAATATCGCCGATATACAAACCTATGCTCGTCCCGGCACCCTAACCATTCAAGCCGCTAATGGGGAAATCCTCAAGCAAAATGGCCCTAGCACTTACGAAACCGTGAAAATTGCCCAAGTTCCCCCACTGGTACAGGAGGCCTTTATCGCTAGTGAAGACCGCCGTTTTCGCCAACACGGGGGAGTTGATGGCCAGGGTATTGCTCGCGCTCTCTTTTCTAACCTGAGAGCCGGGGGAGTGGTGGAAGGAGGCAGCACCATCACCCAACAATTGGCCCGGATTGTCTTTTTATCCCAAGAAAGGAGCTTTGATCGCAAATTACGGGAAATGCGTATCGCTCAGAAAATAGAAGATAAATATACAAAAGACCAGATTTTAGAGCGTTATTTTCACCTAGTTTATCTCGGTTCCGGGGCCTACGGTCTGGCCGATGCCGCTTGGTTATATTTCAGTAAACCCGTCGATAAATTAACTCTAGCCGAAGCTGCCACCCTTGCCGGGATTGTTCCCGCTCCTAGTCTCTATTCTCCCCTCGAAAACCCTAAATCTGCCCTAGAACGGCGTAATATCGTCCTAAAAACTATGGCCGAGGTGGGATTTATTACTAACGCTCAAGCAGAACTGGCGATCGCATCTCCCCTAGGTCTGAAAACCAGTCCCCTAAAACGTCTGCAACGGCAAGCGGCCTACTTTACCGATTATGTGGAAAAAGAACTGCCGCAACTGGTTCCCGCTAAAACCCTAGAAGCAGGGGGATTGGTGGTAAAAACTACCCTTAATCCTCGTTGGCAAAGGGAAGGGGAGGAAGTGGTAGAAAGAGCGGTTTCTCGTTATGGCAGGTGGCAGAACTTCCAACAGGCAGCTTTAGTGGCAATTGACCCCAAAAATGGACAAATTAAGGCCATGGTCGGGGGAATTGACTACGATAAGAATCAATTCAATCGGGTGACACAGGCAAAACGTCAGCCAGGATCTACTTTTAAACCTTTTGTCTATGCGGCGGCGATTGCGGCGGGGAAATCCCCCTATTCTAGTTATAAAGATGCTCAGTATGTAGTGGATGGTTATAAACCGGAAAACTACGGCGATAAGTATAGCGGCCGCGCGGTGTCCATGCGCGATGCTTTGACTTCTTCCCTGAATGTGGTGGCAGTTCAGGTGTTAGTGGCCGTCGGTTGGAATCCGGTGATTAAATTAGCTCAAGATATGGGGATCCAGTCGAAACTTTTACCCACTTATTCTTTGGCTTTGGGTGCTTCGGAAGTCAATCTTTTAGAATTGACCAGCGCCTACGGAACCTTTGCTAATAATGGTGTGCATCAACCAGTTTACGGTATTAATCAGGTACTCGATCGCAATGGTAAAGTAATTTATCAAGCCAATTTTAAACCGAAAACTGCTCTCAATCAAAACACGGCAGCGACGATGACTTGGATGCTGCAGGATGTGGTTAATTCGGGAACGGGAACCCCCGCACAAATTGGTCGTCCGGTGGCAGGAAAAACCGGCACTTCTGACAAGGCTCGCGACCTTTGGTTCGTCGGTTATATTCCCCAATTAGTCACGGGAATTTGGCTCGGTAATGACAATAATAAACCCACCAATGGAGCCAGTACCATGTCCGCTTGGATGTGGCGACAATTTATGTTAGGAGCAATTAAGGATATTCCCTATCAAGGTTTCCCAGAACCGAATTTAGGCAAACGTCCAGTGACAGTAAAAGCGGAACCAATTAAACCCCGACGTACCTACTTTACCCAAACTATTAATAATCGTTTAGCCAGCAGCGATGAGGGTTCCCCCAGCGAAGGACCCATCCGCAGACGGCGACGGGTTCGGGTAAGTCGCGAGCAAACTATCGTTCGTTCTAATACTAGCGAACCCAGCCAACGCCGTTCTAGTCGTCGGCGTACTACCGTCGCTCCTACCAGCGCCGCTGCTCCTAGTCCTCAAAATACGGCCCCCGCGGCAGCCGAACCGATTACCGTTCCCGTCACTGTGGCAGCTCCCGAAACTCGTTCGGTTCCCCTACAGGTAACTCCTCCCCCCGATGTGGCTCCTCCTGCACCCCCGGCAGAAAGACGCTGA
- a CDS encoding M61 family metallopeptidase — protein MPMTSLISPTTVSSTRLSLSYQVAMPEPTSHLFEVTLQITGWQAPILNLKMPVWTPGSYLVREYSRLVQDFQAINLNSRKVAKNHWQIDNGDSSEITVKYRVFAHDLTVRTNHLDDTHGYFNGAALFFYIPDYQKHPLTLTIIPPHGDWRVTTALKSLSGQKNTFHVPDFDTLVDSPVEVGIHQLYDFVVEGKPHQLAIWGRGNANPSQIIADTTKIIQTESAMFGGLPYDNYLFLLHLSAAGYGGLEHKNSCTLNYARLGLRDKDKYNRFLQLVAHEFFHLWNIKRIRPKALESFDYDAENYTSSLWFAEGTTSYYDIVIPLRAGIYDSKTFLELLSKEITRYLNIPGRLVQPLGESSFDAWIKLYRRDSNSDNSQISYYLKGELLSLLLDLLIRTHTDNRRSLDDVLRSMWQHFGKEEIGYTDGELQAILESAAGVDLSDFYRRYIDGLEELPFNQYLEPFGLYLRGVDNGETIPYLGMRLQSEAGKEIIKFVEMGSPCQKAGINADDELLAIDGLRVTAEQLNERLKDYRAGDIIQITVFHLDELRTLAVPLAAPQTIRYEIIRVENPSNSQKQNFSAWVNPV, from the coding sequence ATGCCGATGACCAGTCTTATTTCCCCCACTACCGTCTCCTCAACCCGTTTAAGTCTCAGCTATCAAGTGGCTATGCCGGAACCGACTTCACACCTCTTTGAAGTTACTCTACAGATTACCGGTTGGCAAGCTCCGATTTTAAACCTAAAAATGCCGGTTTGGACTCCCGGTTCCTATCTAGTGCGGGAATACTCCCGTTTAGTTCAAGATTTTCAAGCTATTAACCTTAACAGTCGCAAAGTTGCTAAAAATCACTGGCAGATTGACAATGGTGACAGTTCCGAAATAACGGTCAAATATCGCGTTTTTGCCCACGATTTAACCGTCAGAACCAACCATCTCGATGATACTCACGGTTACTTCAACGGGGCTGCTTTATTTTTCTATATCCCCGATTATCAAAAACATCCCCTCACCCTGACAATTATCCCCCCCCATGGCGATTGGCGCGTTACCACTGCCTTAAAATCTTTATCCGGACAGAAAAACACCTTTCACGTTCCCGATTTTGATACCCTAGTGGACAGTCCTGTGGAGGTGGGGATTCATCAGTTATACGATTTTGTCGTCGAGGGAAAACCCCATCAATTAGCTATCTGGGGACGGGGAAACGCCAATCCTAGTCAAATTATCGCCGATACCACTAAAATTATTCAAACCGAGTCGGCTATGTTCGGTGGACTCCCTTATGATAATTATCTCTTTTTGCTACATCTTTCGGCGGCTGGTTACGGGGGACTAGAACATAAAAATTCCTGTACCCTTAACTATGCGCGTTTGGGATTGCGAGATAAGGATAAATATAATCGTTTTCTGCAATTAGTCGCCCATGAGTTCTTTCATCTCTGGAATATCAAGCGTATTCGCCCAAAAGCTTTAGAAAGCTTCGATTATGATGCAGAAAATTATACTTCTTCCCTCTGGTTTGCCGAAGGAACCACCAGTTATTACGATATAGTAATCCCTCTACGGGCGGGAATATACGATAGTAAGACTTTTTTAGAGCTTTTAAGCAAAGAAATCACCCGTTATCTCAATATACCCGGTCGTCTTGTCCAACCTCTAGGCGAATCGAGTTTCGATGCCTGGATAAAACTCTACCGACGGGATAGCAATAGCGATAATAGTCAAATTTCCTACTATCTCAAGGGGGAATTATTGTCGCTGCTTCTCGATTTACTAATTCGCACCCACACCGATAACCGTCGTTCCCTCGATGATGTTTTACGCTCGATGTGGCAACATTTCGGTAAAGAGGAGATTGGTTATACCGATGGGGAGTTGCAGGCAATTCTCGAATCTGCCGCAGGGGTGGATTTAAGCGACTTCTACCGCCGTTATATCGACGGTTTAGAAGAATTACCCTTTAATCAATATCTTGAACCTTTTGGACTCTATCTGCGGGGTGTTGACAATGGGGAGACGATACCTTATCTGGGAATGCGGCTACAGAGTGAAGCGGGTAAAGAAATAATTAAATTTGTCGAGATGGGTTCCCCTTGCCAAAAAGCGGGAATTAATGCTGATGATGAGTTATTGGCTATCGATGGATTGCGGGTGACGGCGGAACAGTTAAACGAAAGATTAAAAGACTACCGCGCAGGTGATATTATTCAGATAACAGTCTTTCATCTCGATGAATTGCGAACCCTTGCTGTTCCACTGGCTGCCCCGCAGACGATTCGCTATGAAATTATCAGGGTAGAAAATCCTTCTAATAGCCAGAAACAAAATTTTTCCGCATGGGTAAATCCCGTTTAG
- a CDS encoding branched-chain amino acid transaminase has translation MSITEIPFLPLAYFENKFIPFSEAKLSVATHALHYGTAAFGGLRGTPDPNNAGQILLFRLERHCQRLSQSAKFLNYEIPADKIYQIIIDFVKKNQCHRPFYIRPLVYSSGLGIAPRLHGIEKDFLVYGLEMDDYLAADGVNCRISSWYRQEDRSFPLRGKISAAYITSALAKTEAVESGFDEAILMNSQGKVCEATGMNIFIIRNGQLITPSFDQDILEGITRDSVLTIARDLGIPVIERPVDKTELFIADEVFLSGTAAKITPIKRIETFSLPAAKPITYQLKEKLSSIVLNQEPKYQDWITKVPL, from the coding sequence ATGTCTATTACCGAAATTCCTTTCCTTCCTCTCGCCTATTTTGAGAATAAATTTATCCCTTTTAGCGAGGCAAAGTTATCCGTTGCTACCCACGCACTACACTACGGAACTGCCGCTTTTGGGGGTTTACGAGGTACTCCCGACCCTAACAATGCTGGACAGATATTATTATTTAGATTAGAACGTCATTGTCAGCGTTTAAGTCAAAGTGCTAAGTTTCTTAATTACGAGATTCCTGCCGATAAAATCTATCAAATAATTATCGATTTTGTTAAAAAGAATCAGTGTCATCGACCTTTTTATATTCGTCCCCTTGTCTATAGTTCCGGGTTGGGAATTGCCCCGCGATTGCATGGTATCGAGAAGGATTTTCTAGTCTATGGTCTAGAAATGGATGATTATTTAGCAGCCGATGGGGTTAACTGTCGGATTAGTTCTTGGTATCGTCAAGAAGATAGAAGTTTCCCGTTGCGAGGTAAAATTAGCGCCGCTTATATCACTTCTGCTTTAGCAAAAACGGAAGCGGTAGAATCGGGGTTTGATGAGGCAATTTTAATGAATTCCCAAGGCAAGGTCTGTGAAGCGACGGGAATGAATATTTTTATCATCAGAAATGGTCAGCTAATTACTCCTAGTTTTGACCAAGATATCCTAGAGGGGATTACTAGAGATAGTGTTTTAACTATTGCGCGGGATTTGGGTATTCCGGTTATTGAAAGACCCGTGGATAAGACGGAGTTATTTATCGCTGATGAGGTGTTTTTAAGTGGCACTGCGGCGAAAATTACTCCGATTAAAAGGATTGAAACTTTTTCTTTACCTGCGGCTAAACCGATTACTTATCAGTTAAAAGAAAAGTTAAGTTCTATCGTTCTCAATCAGGAACCAAAGTATCAAGATTGGATTACTAAAGTTCCTTTATAG
- the kaiC gene encoding circadian clock protein KaiC, with the protein MTQNNPLELIEKLETGIPGFDFLSEGGLPKGRATLIAGTAGSAKTVFACQFLAEGIKNGENGVFVTFEEPPQALRKNMGGFGWNIRQWEENRQWAFVDASPQPEEKPMVTGEYDLGALIARIEFAIRKNKAKRVSMDSLGAIFSHLSDSAQVRSDLFRLATALRELEVTAIMTAERTQEYGEISRYGVEEFVADNVVILRNVLTDEKRRRTIEILKYRGTDHQKGEFPFTIIPNKGAVIIPLSAIELEQKSSNIRITSGSLELDRMCGGGFFRDSVILVSGATGTGKTLMVTEFMAGGVTNGERCLIFAFEESREQLFRNATGWGVDYDRMEKEGKLKVVCRYPETTGLENHLIMMKEIIEEFQPNRVAVDSLSALERVSNLKGFREFIIGLTSFIKQKEVGGLFTSTTPTLLGGSSITEAHISTITDSIILLRYVEMYGEMRRGITVLKMRGSMHDKDIREFSIDHQGMHIGQPFRNVTGILAGTPMYTAQTEVERLSGLFEDRS; encoded by the coding sequence ATGACGCAAAATAATCCCCTAGAGTTGATTGAGAAGTTAGAAACAGGAATCCCCGGCTTTGATTTTCTTTCGGAAGGGGGATTACCGAAAGGACGAGCAACTTTGATAGCGGGGACGGCAGGAAGTGCTAAAACTGTTTTTGCCTGTCAATTTCTGGCAGAAGGCATCAAAAATGGAGAAAATGGCGTTTTTGTCACCTTCGAGGAGCCACCCCAAGCACTAAGAAAAAATATGGGTGGTTTTGGTTGGAATATCCGGCAGTGGGAGGAGAATCGTCAATGGGCCTTTGTCGATGCTTCCCCCCAACCGGAAGAAAAGCCGATGGTGACGGGAGAATACGACCTAGGCGCATTAATCGCTCGCATTGAGTTTGCTATCCGCAAAAATAAAGCCAAACGGGTGTCTATGGATTCTTTAGGCGCAATTTTCAGCCATTTAAGTGATAGCGCTCAAGTGAGAAGTGATCTTTTTCGTCTGGCAACCGCTTTGCGAGAATTGGAAGTAACAGCGATTATGACCGCAGAAAGAACCCAAGAATACGGCGAAATCAGTCGTTATGGGGTGGAGGAGTTTGTGGCCGATAATGTGGTGATTTTACGCAACGTTTTAACCGATGAGAAAAGAAGAAGGACGATCGAAATTTTAAAATATCGGGGAACCGATCACCAAAAAGGAGAATTTCCTTTTACAATTATTCCCAATAAAGGGGCCGTGATTATTCCTTTATCAGCCATTGAATTAGAACAAAAATCCTCTAATATTCGCATTACTTCTGGCAGTCTGGAACTCGATAGAATGTGTGGGGGGGGTTTCTTCCGCGATTCGGTTATTTTGGTTTCGGGAGCCACAGGAACAGGAAAAACCCTGATGGTGACAGAATTTATGGCTGGGGGAGTAACCAATGGGGAAAGATGTTTAATTTTTGCCTTCGAGGAAAGTCGAGAACAGTTATTTAGAAATGCTACCGGTTGGGGTGTGGATTATGACCGCATGGAAAAGGAAGGTAAATTAAAGGTAGTCTGCCGTTATCCCGAAACTACGGGTTTAGAAAATCATTTAATTATGATGAAGGAAATTATCGAGGAGTTTCAACCTAATCGAGTGGCAGTAGATAGTTTATCTGCTTTAGAAAGGGTTTCTAATCTGAAAGGATTTCGGGAATTTATTATCGGTTTGACTTCTTTTATTAAGCAAAAAGAGGTGGGAGGATTATTTACTTCCACCACTCCCACTTTATTAGGTGGTTCCTCGATTACAGAAGCTCATATTTCTACAATTACCGATTCAATTATTCTGCTGCGTTATGTGGAAATGTATGGAGAAATGCGCCGCGGGATCACTGTTTTAAAAATGCGCGGTTCTATGCACGATAAGGATATTCGTGAGTTTTCGATCGATCATCAAGGTATGCACATCGGTCAACCTTTCCGCAATGTTACCGGAATTCTGGCTGGAACTCCTATGTACACAGCACAAACAGAAGTAGAACGTTTGAGTGGATTATTCGAGGATCGTAGTTAG